The Tardiphaga alba genome includes a window with the following:
- a CDS encoding enoyl-CoA hydratase, with translation MSDIVLQDLDNGLFTITMNRPDRRNALNPEMTEGLVAAARRAQEDHEVRAVLIKGAGGTFCVGGDVKSMAAGRAPLPFEAKRVNLRKGMEVSRILHTMAKPVVAQLDGAAAGAGLSIALSCDLRVASSSVKITTAFAKVGFSGDYGGTYFLTKMLGSAKARELYLMSPVLTAQEALGLGMVTKVVDDAEVETAARELAMSLARGPSITYGYIKTNINNAETMTLEACFDNEAIHHTRCSDTEDHKEASKAFVEKRKPVFKGQ, from the coding sequence ATGAGCGACATCGTCCTGCAGGACCTCGACAACGGTCTTTTCACCATCACCATGAACCGTCCGGATCGGCGCAATGCGCTCAATCCGGAGATGACCGAAGGTCTGGTCGCGGCCGCGCGCCGCGCCCAGGAAGATCATGAGGTGCGCGCGGTGCTCATCAAGGGCGCCGGCGGCACCTTCTGTGTCGGCGGCGACGTCAAGTCGATGGCTGCCGGCCGCGCGCCGCTACCGTTCGAGGCGAAGCGCGTCAATCTGCGCAAGGGCATGGAAGTGTCGCGCATCCTGCACACGATGGCCAAGCCAGTGGTGGCGCAACTCGATGGCGCAGCTGCGGGTGCGGGGCTTTCCATCGCACTGTCCTGCGATCTCCGGGTTGCGTCGTCCTCGGTGAAGATCACCACGGCCTTCGCCAAGGTTGGCTTCTCCGGCGATTACGGCGGCACCTATTTCCTGACAAAAATGCTCGGCAGCGCCAAGGCGCGTGAGCTCTATCTGATGTCGCCCGTGTTGACGGCACAGGAAGCGCTGGGACTTGGCATGGTCACCAAGGTCGTCGACGATGCCGAAGTCGAGACGGCCGCGCGTGAACTCGCAATGTCGCTCGCGCGTGGGCCGAGCATCACCTACGGCTATATCAAGACCAATATCAACAATGCCGAAACGATGACGCTGGAAGCCTGTTTCGACAACGAAGCGATCCATCACACCCGCTGCAGCGACACTGAAGATCACAAGGAGGCTTCAAAAGCCTTCGTCGAGAAGCGCAAGCCAGTCTTCAAGGGGCAATGA
- a CDS encoding acyl-CoA dehydrogenase family protein has translation MTAALRFDPIRLPPECEQLRKEVRAFLADEIAAGTFDPHRPVQEDADNREFSRRVGEKGWLGMTWPKKYGGHERSFLERYVVTEEMRVANAPVRRFFVADRQSGPVLLKYAPEHIKMDILPRICRGEICFSIGMSEPNSGSDLFAAKTKATKTDGGFLINGSKIWTTSAHIADYMIAIFRTSPPTKENRRHGLTQFLVNMKTPGIKVNPIDQITGQQEFNEVVFTDAFIPDDHMLGEIDGAWKQATSELAYERSGPERFLETYYTLTELVRAVGPEPDTRSAEGIGRLVAQLHTMRRMSVSVAGMLQAGKEPVVEASIVKDIGTVWEQQLPHRVRELAAFVDDNASNHATLDEMLDFAIKTAPKLTIQGGTTEVLRGIIARGLGLR, from the coding sequence ATGACCGCAGCCCTTCGTTTCGACCCGATCCGCCTGCCGCCCGAATGCGAGCAGCTCCGCAAGGAAGTCCGCGCTTTCCTCGCTGACGAAATTGCCGCCGGCACTTTCGATCCGCATCGCCCGGTGCAGGAAGACGCCGATAACCGCGAATTCTCCCGCCGCGTCGGCGAGAAGGGCTGGCTCGGCATGACCTGGCCCAAGAAGTATGGCGGCCACGAACGCAGCTTCCTGGAACGCTATGTGGTCACCGAGGAAATGCGCGTTGCCAATGCGCCGGTGCGCCGCTTCTTCGTCGCCGACCGCCAGAGCGGCCCGGTGTTGCTGAAATATGCGCCCGAGCACATCAAGATGGACATCCTGCCACGCATCTGCCGCGGCGAGATCTGCTTCTCCATCGGCATGAGCGAGCCGAATTCCGGCTCCGACCTGTTCGCCGCCAAGACCAAGGCCACCAAGACCGACGGCGGCTTCCTGATCAATGGCAGCAAGATCTGGACGACATCGGCGCATATCGCCGATTACATGATCGCGATCTTCCGCACCTCGCCGCCGACCAAGGAAAACCGCCGCCACGGCCTCACCCAGTTCCTGGTCAACATGAAGACCCCGGGCATCAAGGTGAATCCGATCGACCAGATCACCGGCCAGCAGGAATTCAATGAAGTCGTCTTCACCGACGCCTTCATTCCCGACGATCACATGCTCGGCGAGATCGACGGCGCCTGGAAACAGGCCACCTCCGAACTCGCTTACGAGCGCTCCGGCCCCGAACGTTTCCTCGAGACCTATTACACGCTGACGGAACTGGTTCGCGCTGTCGGCCCCGAACCGGATACGCGCAGCGCCGAAGGCATTGGTCGTCTGGTGGCGCAGCTGCACACCATGCGCCGCATGTCGGTGTCGGTGGCCGGCATGCTGCAGGCCGGCAAGGAGCCGGTAGTGGAAGCCTCCATCGTCAAGGATATCGGTACGGTCTGGGAGCAGCAGCTCCCGCATCGCGTCCGTGAACTCGCCGCTTTCGTCGACGACAATGCATCGAACCACGCCACGCTCGACGAGATGCTCGATTTTGCCATCAAGACGGCGCCAAAACTCACCATCCAGGGCGGCACCACCGAAGTGCTGCGCGGCATCATCGCGCGCGGTCTTGGCCTGCGCTGA
- a CDS encoding acetate--CoA ligase family protein, with translation MSSATKSSAKAAAGPHPLDTFFNPAGIAIIGASRDAHKIPGLLLAFLRKNAFAGAIYPVNPNYTDIDGLKCYPTMSAIGQPVDLAIVIIPARVVLGALEECAALGVKHAIIISSGFAEEGGDSIAMQDAIAELAKRTGMRISGPNAEGYYNQITGIAATFSPTVDVKPDQPRLVATKKRIGIVAQSGGIGFAIYNRAKALGIALSTVISTGNESDLGAGEFLDYMVQDPATDVILLFIEGIRDVDHFIAAAKKAAEMGKPIIVTKVGRSGAGERAAASHTASMAGWTAAYDAVFARYGFIVSNDLDEAVSIAAVLTTSPLPMGDRVAVVTVSGGAGIWGADVVSAQGMQVPELSGGVQATIRGLIPSYGSPRNPIDITAQAVHSGGLQKTIELLDTSDEVDAILVVISLSSETRMPFKTPELAPVIAAQNKPIVFWSYTLPSNFARTGLAESGVVVLSGLTHVGVAMRRLVDHARFRLAEPVAEITQAPVDLAKHLTAATLSEHDSKTLLQVAGIALPNEILVTEKSLLDAAIAKIGFPLVLKIQSRDIPHKSEIGGVKINITTREEAAAAYDALIASAQTRRPQASLQGVLVSPMASKGVEIIVGTLLDKTFGPMVMVGLGGVTTELFKDVVYRPAPVSAQEAEEMLSTLKGATLLNGFRGAAKADVSAASSLIAQVSQLAAQLKGEVAEIELNPVLVHPIGEGVTIVDALVVR, from the coding sequence ATGAGCAGCGCCACCAAGAGCAGCGCGAAGGCCGCGGCAGGTCCGCATCCGCTGGATACGTTCTTCAATCCCGCAGGCATCGCCATCATCGGCGCCTCGCGCGATGCGCATAAAATTCCGGGACTGCTGCTGGCTTTCCTGCGCAAGAACGCATTTGCCGGCGCGATCTATCCGGTCAATCCCAACTATACCGACATCGATGGACTGAAATGCTATCCGACCATGAGCGCGATCGGTCAGCCGGTCGACCTCGCCATCGTCATCATTCCGGCGCGTGTGGTGTTGGGCGCGCTGGAGGAATGCGCTGCGCTCGGCGTGAAACATGCGATCATCATCTCTTCCGGCTTTGCCGAAGAAGGCGGCGATTCCATCGCCATGCAGGATGCGATCGCGGAGCTGGCGAAGCGGACGGGCATGCGGATTTCCGGTCCCAATGCCGAAGGCTATTACAACCAGATCACCGGCATTGCCGCGACATTCAGCCCGACCGTGGATGTGAAGCCCGATCAACCGCGTCTTGTCGCGACGAAGAAGCGGATCGGCATTGTCGCGCAATCCGGCGGCATCGGTTTTGCCATCTATAACCGCGCCAAAGCGCTCGGCATCGCACTCAGCACGGTGATCTCGACAGGCAACGAGTCCGATCTCGGCGCCGGCGAGTTCCTCGATTATATGGTGCAGGATCCCGCGACCGATGTGATCCTGCTGTTCATTGAGGGCATTCGCGACGTCGATCATTTTATCGCCGCTGCGAAGAAGGCGGCGGAGATGGGCAAGCCGATCATCGTCACCAAGGTTGGTCGCTCCGGTGCGGGCGAGCGCGCGGCAGCGTCGCACACGGCGAGCATGGCCGGCTGGACGGCCGCTTATGATGCCGTCTTCGCGCGTTACGGTTTCATCGTCTCCAATGATCTCGACGAGGCCGTCAGCATTGCCGCAGTGCTGACGACGTCACCGCTGCCAATGGGTGATCGCGTGGCTGTCGTCACCGTCTCCGGCGGTGCGGGCATCTGGGGCGCCGATGTCGTGTCCGCGCAGGGGATGCAGGTGCCGGAGCTGTCGGGCGGCGTACAGGCCACGATCCGCGGGCTGATCCCATCCTACGGCTCGCCGCGCAATCCCATCGATATTACTGCGCAGGCCGTGCATAGCGGTGGACTACAGAAGACGATCGAACTGCTCGACACGTCCGACGAGGTCGATGCGATCCTGGTGGTGATTTCGCTGTCCAGCGAAACGCGGATGCCGTTCAAGACGCCGGAGCTGGCGCCGGTCATCGCAGCGCAGAACAAGCCGATTGTGTTCTGGTCCTATACGCTGCCGTCAAATTTTGCGCGCACCGGACTCGCGGAATCCGGCGTCGTCGTTCTGTCCGGCTTGACGCATGTGGGCGTTGCGATGCGACGGCTTGTGGATCATGCGCGTTTCAGGCTGGCGGAGCCCGTCGCCGAGATCACGCAGGCGCCGGTCGATCTCGCCAAACACCTCACGGCGGCGACGCTGTCAGAGCATGACAGCAAGACGCTGCTGCAGGTCGCGGGCATTGCGTTGCCGAACGAGATTCTTGTGACTGAAAAATCCCTGCTTGATGCGGCGATCGCCAAGATCGGCTTCCCGCTGGTGCTGAAAATCCAGTCGCGCGATATCCCGCACAAGAGCGAGATTGGCGGCGTCAAGATCAATATCACGACCAGAGAGGAAGCCGCGGCAGCCTATGACGCGCTGATTGCGAGCGCGCAGACGCGTCGGCCACAGGCGTCACTGCAGGGTGTGCTGGTCTCGCCGATGGCGAGTAAGGGCGTGGAGATCATCGTTGGCACGCTACTCGACAAGACATTCGGACCGATGGTGATGGTCGGGCTCGGAGGCGTGACGACGGAGCTGTTCAAGGACGTTGTCTATCGCCCCGCACCGGTGAGTGCGCAGGAGGCCGAGGAGATGTTGAGCACGTTGAAGGGCGCAACGCTTCTCAACGGATTTCGTGGAGCCGCGAAGGCGGATGTGTCGGCTGCCTCGTCGCTGATTGCGCAGGTCTCGCAATTGGCTGCGCAGCTCAAGGGCGAGGTAGCGGAGATCGAACTCAATCCGGTGCTGGTGCATCCCATCGGCGAGGGCGTCACGATTGTCGATGCGCTGGTGGTAAGATGA
- a CDS encoding thermonuclease family protein: MSVVASTRPSQAACNFPEQGAGRVTQVIDVRTIRLADGAEIRLAGVEPAPDDISASVALPQLVDRDVTLHGDADSPDRYGRQSAFVFIDAAAPSIQTQLLASGAVLASGTVSERNCAAELAATEAAARGAKRGIWARDGVIKNAAIPGDILAQLGRFVVVEGRVLSVREAGSTTYLNFGRRWTRDFAVTISRRMMPAFSGAGVALKSLERRRVLVRGWVESRGGPRIEARHVGQIEVVGD; encoded by the coding sequence ATGTCCGTTGTTGCCTCAACACGTCCCTCGCAGGCGGCCTGTAACTTCCCCGAACAAGGTGCCGGACGCGTCACCCAGGTGATCGATGTCAGAACCATCCGCCTGGCCGACGGCGCCGAGATTCGCCTCGCCGGCGTCGAGCCTGCGCCAGACGACATCTCTGCCTCGGTCGCCCTCCCGCAGCTGGTCGATCGCGATGTCACTCTTCATGGGGACGCGGACAGCCCCGATCGCTATGGCCGTCAATCCGCCTTCGTCTTCATCGACGCGGCAGCCCCCTCCATACAGACCCAACTTCTCGCCTCGGGCGCAGTCCTTGCGTCGGGAACCGTAAGCGAGCGTAACTGCGCGGCGGAACTCGCGGCTACCGAAGCCGCCGCCAGAGGCGCCAAAAGAGGCATTTGGGCCAGAGACGGTGTCATCAAAAACGCCGCAATTCCCGGCGATATTCTGGCGCAGTTGGGGCGTTTCGTCGTGGTCGAAGGACGTGTTTTGTCCGTCCGGGAGGCCGGCAGCACGACTTATCTCAATTTTGGCCGTCGCTGGACACGGGACTTTGCCGTGACTATTTCAAGGCGCATGATGCCTGCCTTCTCTGGGGCGGGTGTCGCGCTCAAGTCTCTTGAACGGCGACGCGTTCTTGTGCGTGGATGGGTTGAGAGCCGCGGCGGGCCAAGGATCGAGGCACGCCATGTGGGGCAGATCGAGGTGGTCGGGGACTAA
- a CDS encoding enoyl-CoA hydratase/isomerase family protein, giving the protein MTTYKDIAVETRGHIAIIEIRKPPFNFFDILLIQQIANALDEIDATPELRATVLCAQGKSFCAGADFSDPNRKETEAAAKSGDPADNLGSIGHLYMEAVRIFRAKKPIIAAVQGAAIGGGLGLAVSADFRVACPETRFAANFTRLGFHPGFGLTVSLTELVGKNNAELMFYTSRRVGGEEALKMGLANVLVPQDQVRDAAIKLAEEIAENSPLGLLSTRATMRNGLADRVAKATEHELAEQTRLRATEDFKEGVAATAERRVPNFKGR; this is encoded by the coding sequence ATGACCACTTATAAAGATATCGCCGTCGAGACCCGTGGCCACATCGCGATCATCGAGATCCGCAAGCCGCCATTCAACTTCTTCGACATCCTGCTGATCCAGCAGATCGCCAACGCGCTCGACGAGATCGATGCCACTCCGGAGCTGCGCGCGACCGTCCTGTGCGCGCAAGGCAAGTCGTTCTGCGCCGGCGCCGATTTCAGCGATCCCAACCGCAAGGAGACAGAAGCGGCTGCCAAGAGCGGCGATCCCGCGGATAATCTCGGCTCCATCGGCCATCTCTATATGGAAGCCGTGCGCATCTTCCGCGCCAAGAAGCCGATCATCGCAGCAGTGCAGGGCGCAGCCATTGGCGGCGGTCTCGGCCTCGCCGTCTCCGCGGACTTCCGCGTCGCCTGCCCGGAGACCCGCTTTGCCGCCAACTTCACCCGCCTCGGCTTCCATCCCGGTTTTGGCCTTACCGTGTCGCTCACCGAACTGGTCGGCAAGAACAATGCCGAGCTGATGTTCTACACCTCGCGTCGTGTAGGCGGCGAGGAAGCGCTGAAGATGGGCCTCGCCAATGTGCTGGTGCCGCAGGATCAGGTGCGTGACGCCGCCATCAAGCTGGCCGAAGAGATCGCCGAGAACTCGCCGCTCGGCCTGCTCTCGACCCGCGCCACCATGCGCAATGGCCTCGCTGATCGCGTCGCCAAGGCGACCGAGCACGAGCTTGCCGAGCAGACCCGCCTGCGCGCGACCGAAGACTTCAAGGAAGGCGTGGCGGCCACCGCCGAACGCCGCGTACCGAACTTCAAGGGGCGCTAA
- a CDS encoding VOC family protein, whose protein sequence is MTMSQMRLRQVCLVAPHLEPVVNDITTILGLDVCYRDPHVEKYGLENALMPVDATLLEVVAPTQPGTAAGRFLEKSGGRGCYMVILSCEDPDERGRFAASIGVRTANVIDHPPYHGVQLHPRDCRAAFIEFNHTAGSDDDFDAYPPAGPNWQESIRHDVTRALLEVELQSPDHYDLAQHWSNLIGIPLTSSKGNDPQIVFPNGCLRFAKGKTEAMTGLKFRVNDVAQVLGRARARGCPSAGDAFLLGGVTFHVVA, encoded by the coding sequence ATGACCATGAGCCAGATGCGGTTGCGGCAAGTTTGTCTGGTCGCTCCGCATCTGGAGCCTGTTGTCAACGACATCACGACCATTCTCGGCCTCGACGTCTGTTATCGCGACCCGCATGTGGAAAAATACGGGCTCGAAAACGCGCTGATGCCTGTCGATGCCACGTTGCTCGAAGTGGTGGCGCCGACGCAGCCCGGCACGGCGGCCGGGCGCTTCCTCGAAAAATCCGGCGGGCGCGGCTGCTATATGGTGATCCTGTCCTGCGAGGATCCCGACGAACGCGGGCGTTTTGCTGCCAGCATTGGCGTCCGCACCGCGAATGTCATTGACCACCCGCCTTATCACGGTGTGCAGCTGCATCCCCGCGATTGCCGTGCGGCCTTCATTGAGTTCAACCACACGGCAGGCAGCGACGACGATTTCGATGCCTATCCGCCGGCCGGCCCGAACTGGCAGGAATCGATCCGCCACGACGTCACCCGCGCGCTGCTGGAAGTCGAGCTGCAGAGCCCGGATCACTATGATCTGGCGCAGCACTGGAGCAACCTCATCGGCATCCCGCTGACATCGTCGAAGGGCAATGACCCGCAGATCGTCTTTCCGAATGGCTGCCTGCGTTTCGCCAAAGGCAAGACCGAGGCGATGACCGGTCTCAAATTCCGCGTCAACGATGTGGCGCAGGTGCTCGGTCGCGCGCGGGCGCGGGGATGCCCGTCGGCGGGTGATGCATTTCTGCTGGGCGGGGTCACGTTTCACGTTGTTGCGTGA
- a CDS encoding ABC transporter substrate-binding protein, translating to MILAATSGTMAQNKPLKLGAILDMSGLYADITGPGSELAAKMAAEDFGGEVLGRKIEIVAADHLNKADLSANIARDMLDNQGVEAIIDVAASATALAASEIARARNKIIIFNGPGSIRLTNEACGPYTIHYVFDTYAQANVTGLATVKNGLDSWFFLSADYAFGQDLEKDTTAVVTKAGGKVLGSVKHPLNTADFSSFLLQAQSSKAKVVGLANAGGDTITAIKQAAEFGLTKSGGQKLSPLLAFISDIDSVGLDTAQGLILAEAFYWDLNDETRAFTKRFQARNKGRVPTSAQAGVYSSVLHYLKAVKAAGSTDSAAVMKLMKDTPINDMFAKNGKIRDDGRMVHDFYLFEVKKPSESKGRWDYYKLSATVPADQAFQPLEASRCSLVKK from the coding sequence ATGATCCTGGCCGCGACATCGGGGACGATGGCGCAGAACAAGCCGCTCAAGCTCGGCGCGATCCTCGATATGTCGGGCCTCTATGCCGACATCACGGGACCGGGCAGCGAACTCGCCGCGAAGATGGCGGCGGAAGATTTCGGCGGTGAAGTGCTCGGCCGCAAGATCGAGATTGTCGCTGCGGACCATCTCAACAAGGCCGATCTCTCGGCAAATATTGCGCGTGACATGCTCGACAATCAGGGCGTCGAGGCGATTATCGACGTCGCCGCATCGGCGACGGCACTGGCTGCGAGCGAGATCGCGCGCGCACGCAACAAGATCATCATCTTCAACGGTCCGGGCTCTATCCGCCTCACCAATGAGGCCTGTGGTCCCTACACGATCCACTATGTGTTCGATACTTACGCACAAGCCAATGTGACCGGTCTCGCCACCGTCAAGAATGGTCTCGACAGCTGGTTCTTCCTGTCGGCCGACTATGCGTTCGGGCAGGATCTGGAAAAAGATACGACGGCGGTCGTCACCAAGGCGGGCGGCAAGGTGCTGGGCAGCGTCAAACATCCGCTGAACACGGCGGATTTCTCGTCCTTCCTGCTGCAGGCGCAATCCTCCAAGGCCAAGGTCGTCGGCCTCGCCAATGCCGGCGGCGACACCATCACCGCCATCAAGCAGGCGGCCGAATTCGGCCTCACCAAGAGCGGTGGGCAGAAGCTGTCGCCGCTGCTGGCCTTTATCTCCGACATCGACAGTGTCGGTCTCGACACTGCACAGGGCCTGATCCTCGCCGAGGCGTTTTATTGGGATCTCAATGACGAGACCCGCGCTTTCACCAAGCGCTTCCAGGCGCGCAACAAAGGCCGCGTGCCGACATCGGCACAGGCCGGCGTCTATTCGTCCGTGCTGCACTATCTGAAGGCCGTGAAGGCGGCCGGTTCGACGGACTCGGCGGCCGTGATGAAGCTGATGAAGGATACGCCGATCAACGATATGTTCGCGAAGAACGGCAAGATCCGTGATGACGGCCGCATGGTTCATGACTTCTACCTGTTCGAAGTGAAGAAGCCGTCGGAATCCAAGGGGCGTTGGGACTATTACAAGCTCTCCGCCACTGTTCCGGCCGATCAGGCATTCCAGCCGCTCGAAGCATCGCGCTGCTCGCTGGTGAAGAAGTAA